The following are from one region of the Rhodopirellula sp. P2 genome:
- a CDS encoding DUF1549 domain-containing protein gives MKSPFAFASSQHMMVVSNRDPRAWCPIQWCGLAVLTGCFAVFASADEATEESFDFFEARIRPVLIEHCYECHAAESEELGGSLRLDVKAGWEVGGDSGPAIRPGDPAASELMAAIRYESSEMPPAGKLPDNIVRDFEKWIRGGAADPRLMDDGEEWASSQTKSFDWEQAREFWAFQPPQSSVSPAAFDSGSAIDAFVQERMTAEGLTATPIATPSVRLRRLAFDLTGLPPDPETLRRFQADPSDAHWERLVNRYLSSPQFAEHWARHWMDVARYADSNGSDFNATHHDAWRYRDYLVRSFADDVPIDRMIREQIAGDLMPATSEEDRHDKLVATTFLMIGTKMLSERNKTKLRMDVVDEQLDTVGRAFLGMTFGCARCHDHKFDPITTRDYYAMAGIFRSTRTLHGESQEYVSTWKKTPLPSSKEHKEEIREHERLLQRLDQELQGVESELKLLAEKTELEGITVDDVDAVREGHWVESTYTPGFIGKGYVHDENRNKGEASIRFPAVLPEAGRYELRVHYNSSGNRASNLPVTVQLNAKTHALVMNQTVRPTRGTSSVLGKFDCEAETHATVTFSNRGTDGYVIADAVQWVHVDEDNAAGDSAELAEQTLAMRTALTQKLQRLKSERADVVANAPPPVPTAMALADLPSDEQGDCPVHVRGEVSNLGDIVPRGIPQVFSESTTAFEPLEGSGRLELAQWLTDPDHPLTARVSVNRIWMHLMGEGLVRTVDNFGVRGEKPTHPELLDALTVDFVRNGWRQKRLIRNIVCSDAYSRSMVSDDDPRVALDPENRFRSRAVRRRIPAEAIRDAMLVAAGTLDRSGREDLMDSYATLVSQNNAHSKVTTKFGLDDPKRTLYLPLIRSEVPPLLANLDAADPDLLVGKRPTTNVPAQALTLIGSPEVRQWAMLTTKRMLGETSTDSQRVRWACEVLFSRDPRPVDEQVLQAWLASQAAREMSSEDERYREWIAAMLASTEFRFLD, from the coding sequence ATGAAGAGTCCGTTCGCCTTCGCTTCATCGCAGCACATGATGGTTGTCTCGAATCGTGACCCACGAGCTTGGTGCCCGATCCAGTGGTGTGGGTTGGCTGTGTTGACAGGCTGTTTTGCCGTCTTCGCGTCGGCGGACGAAGCAACCGAGGAATCTTTCGATTTCTTCGAGGCTCGCATCCGCCCGGTCTTGATCGAGCACTGCTACGAATGTCACGCAGCAGAATCGGAAGAGCTGGGTGGTTCGTTGCGTTTGGACGTGAAAGCAGGCTGGGAAGTTGGCGGTGACAGTGGGCCGGCCATCCGGCCCGGCGATCCTGCGGCGAGCGAACTGATGGCGGCGATCCGTTACGAATCGTCCGAGATGCCGCCCGCGGGAAAACTCCCCGACAACATCGTCCGCGATTTCGAAAAGTGGATTCGCGGTGGGGCCGCGGATCCACGATTGATGGACGATGGCGAGGAATGGGCAAGCTCACAAACGAAGTCGTTCGATTGGGAACAGGCTCGCGAATTTTGGGCGTTCCAACCTCCGCAGTCGAGCGTGAGTCCCGCTGCATTTGATTCAGGTTCGGCGATCGATGCGTTCGTGCAAGAGCGCATGACCGCGGAAGGTTTGACCGCGACCCCGATCGCGACGCCGAGTGTACGGCTGCGTCGTTTGGCGTTTGATCTGACCGGTCTGCCTCCTGATCCTGAAACGCTTCGTCGATTTCAAGCGGATCCCAGCGACGCGCATTGGGAGCGATTGGTGAATCGCTATCTCTCCAGCCCGCAGTTCGCAGAGCATTGGGCGAGGCACTGGATGGACGTGGCTCGCTATGCCGACAGCAACGGCAGCGATTTCAATGCGACTCATCACGACGCTTGGCGATACCGAGACTACCTGGTCCGGTCCTTTGCGGATGACGTGCCGATTGACCGGATGATTCGCGAACAGATCGCGGGCGACTTGATGCCGGCGACTTCCGAGGAAGATCGACATGACAAATTGGTCGCCACCACGTTCTTGATGATCGGCACCAAGATGCTGAGTGAACGCAACAAGACGAAGTTGCGGATGGATGTGGTGGACGAACAACTCGACACCGTCGGACGTGCGTTTTTAGGCATGACGTTTGGTTGTGCTCGCTGCCACGACCACAAATTCGATCCAATCACCACCCGCGACTACTACGCGATGGCGGGGATCTTTCGCAGCACGCGAACGTTGCACGGCGAGTCCCAGGAATACGTCAGCACTTGGAAGAAGACCCCGCTTCCAAGTTCGAAAGAGCACAAGGAGGAAATTCGTGAGCACGAACGATTGCTGCAACGCCTCGATCAAGAACTCCAGGGAGTCGAGTCTGAACTCAAGCTGCTGGCAGAGAAGACGGAACTCGAAGGCATCACCGTCGATGACGTGGATGCGGTGCGAGAAGGCCACTGGGTCGAATCCACCTACACACCAGGGTTCATTGGCAAAGGTTATGTGCACGATGAGAACCGCAACAAAGGCGAGGCGTCGATTCGGTTTCCGGCGGTGTTGCCCGAAGCTGGGCGATATGAACTTCGCGTGCACTACAACTCCAGTGGCAATCGAGCATCGAATCTGCCTGTCACGGTGCAATTGAATGCCAAAACTCATGCCCTCGTGATGAATCAGACGGTTCGTCCAACACGGGGCACCTCCAGCGTGCTGGGGAAATTTGATTGTGAGGCAGAGACTCACGCGACGGTCACGTTTTCGAATCGTGGCACCGACGGCTATGTGATTGCCGACGCCGTGCAGTGGGTGCATGTCGATGAAGACAACGCTGCAGGCGACTCCGCCGAGTTGGCCGAACAAACCCTCGCGATGCGAACCGCGTTGACTCAGAAGCTCCAACGGTTGAAGTCAGAACGTGCTGATGTGGTCGCCAATGCTCCGCCGCCGGTTCCCACCGCGATGGCGCTCGCGGATTTGCCCAGTGATGAGCAGGGGGATTGCCCGGTTCACGTTCGGGGTGAGGTGAGCAATTTGGGCGATATCGTTCCGCGAGGGATTCCGCAGGTTTTCAGTGAATCGACCACCGCGTTTGAACCTTTGGAAGGAAGTGGTCGGTTGGAATTGGCACAGTGGTTGACCGATCCCGATCACCCGCTGACCGCACGCGTCAGTGTCAATCGAATTTGGATGCACCTGATGGGCGAAGGGTTGGTGCGGACCGTCGACAACTTTGGCGTTCGGGGTGAGAAACCGACTCATCCCGAGTTGCTGGATGCTTTGACGGTCGATTTCGTTCGCAACGGATGGCGGCAGAAGCGTTTGATTCGAAACATCGTCTGCAGCGACGCGTATTCGAGATCGATGGTTTCGGATGATGACCCGCGAGTCGCATTGGATCCGGAGAACCGCTTCCGAAGTCGCGCGGTCCGGCGAAGGATTCCTGCCGAAGCCATTCGGGATGCGATGTTGGTGGCTGCAGGAACACTGGATCGGTCTGGGCGGGAGGATTTGATGGACAGCTACGCGACCTTGGTCAGCCAAAACAACGCCCATTCGAAAGTCACCACCAAGTTCGGGTTGGATGATCCGAAGCGAACGCTGTACCTGCCGTTGATTCGATCGGAGGTGCCACCGTTGTTGGCCAATTTGGACGCGGCGGATCCGGATCTGTTGGTGGGCAAACGACCGACCACCAATGTGCCGGCCCAAGCGTTGACGTTGATCGGCAGTCCCGAAGTACGCCAGTGGGCGATGCTGACAACGAAGCGAATGCTGGGCGAAACCAGCACGGATTCGCAGCGAGTCCGGTGGGCTTGCGAAGTGTTGTTCTCTCGGGATCCTCGTCCGGTCGATGAGCAGGTCCTGCAGGCCTGGCTGGCAAGCCAGGCCGCTCGCGAGATGTCCAGCGAGGACGAACGCTATCGCGAATGGATCGCGGCGATGTTGGCTAGCACCGAATTTCGATTCTTGGATTGA
- a CDS encoding arylsulfatase has product MVCLFASAEEPTLADAPASSEPPRPNIIYVMADDLGYGDLGCYGQTRIQTPHLDQMAAEGIRFTDHYAGHTVCRPSRLTLWTGQHVGSTGLIGNAARNLDGEQPTVASLLKQAGYATGGVGKWALGNVDVPDQIDNPGHPLANGFDAWTGYMNQSNAHNYYPPFLWQNRKQIFYPGNVISTDPIARGRVAVKRETYSHDVMTDAAFDFIREHQSNPFLLHVHWTIPHANNEGGRLNGDGMEVPDYGIYADEGWPNPEKGFAAMITRMDRDMGRLMDLLEELKLSEKTLVIFTSDNGPHHEGGHSDLFFNSSGPLQGSKRSMHEGGIRVPFLAKWPGTIEAGTISDHPSAFWDFLPTACELAGVEPPPETDGISYLPALLNQTEKQLQHRYLYWASSEGPTSVGIRSGRWKAVNYPGKTKQRRSRNGKPVVREDGWKLFDLTTDPGEKHDLAKEHPEELERLVKMAREDQLF; this is encoded by the coding sequence ATGGTCTGCCTGTTCGCATCCGCGGAGGAACCCACCCTGGCGGATGCTCCTGCGAGCAGTGAGCCACCACGTCCCAACATCATCTATGTGATGGCGGATGACCTTGGTTACGGTGACCTGGGGTGTTACGGCCAAACTCGGATCCAGACACCCCATTTGGATCAAATGGCGGCGGAGGGCATTCGGTTCACGGACCACTACGCCGGACACACGGTGTGTCGACCGTCGCGGTTGACACTATGGACGGGGCAGCATGTTGGCAGCACCGGGTTGATTGGCAACGCGGCTCGCAATCTGGATGGCGAGCAACCGACCGTGGCGTCATTGCTGAAACAAGCTGGGTATGCGACGGGCGGGGTCGGCAAGTGGGCGCTCGGTAACGTCGACGTTCCCGATCAGATCGACAACCCTGGTCATCCACTGGCCAATGGATTCGATGCTTGGACGGGCTACATGAATCAATCCAATGCTCACAATTATTACCCCCCGTTTTTGTGGCAGAATCGCAAGCAGATTTTTTATCCGGGCAATGTGATCAGCACTGATCCGATCGCTCGGGGACGCGTTGCAGTCAAACGAGAAACGTATTCACACGACGTGATGACGGACGCGGCGTTTGATTTCATCCGCGAACACCAGTCCAATCCTTTCCTGTTGCACGTCCATTGGACGATCCCTCATGCCAACAACGAGGGCGGCCGATTGAACGGCGACGGAATGGAGGTGCCGGACTATGGCATTTACGCCGATGAAGGATGGCCCAACCCAGAAAAAGGATTCGCGGCGATGATCACGCGAATGGATCGCGACATGGGCCGTCTGATGGATCTGCTCGAGGAACTCAAATTGTCCGAAAAGACGTTGGTGATCTTCACGTCCGACAATGGGCCGCACCACGAAGGTGGCCACAGTGATTTGTTTTTCAACAGCAGTGGTCCGTTGCAAGGCAGCAAGCGTTCCATGCATGAAGGAGGGATCCGAGTGCCTTTCCTCGCGAAATGGCCGGGAACGATCGAGGCGGGAACCATCAGCGATCACCCCTCTGCGTTCTGGGATTTCTTGCCGACCGCCTGTGAGCTGGCGGGCGTCGAACCGCCCCCAGAAACCGATGGGATTTCCTATCTGCCGGCTTTGTTGAACCAAACCGAGAAGCAATTGCAACACCGTTATTTGTACTGGGCCAGCAGCGAAGGGCCGACGTCGGTCGGGATTCGGTCTGGTCGCTGGAAAGCGGTGAACTACCCCGGCAAGACAAAGCAACGCCGCAGTCGAAACGGCAAGCCAGTGGTTCGGGAGGACGGTTGGAAGCTGTTTGATCTGACAACCGACCCGGGAGAAAAGCATGACTTGGCGAAGGAGCATCCCGAGGAGCTCGAGCGACTGGTCAAAATGGCCCGCGAAGACCAGCTGTTTTAG
- a CDS encoding DUF1501 domain-containing protein, with protein MSWNRRECLVQSTWTTGALAVTASAVPASAAWANTSGEPTPVQHHSAKAKRVIFLFMHGGPSHVDTFDYKPMLIRDDGKDLPFDLPPQINAKPTLLASPWKWSQHGEAGLWGTDLLPEMNKHLDSLCVVRSMHTRGQSHGQAVGMVNTGSDNFVRPSVGAWISYALGAGHPDLPAHVAIAPATAHGGPRNYGSAFLPAKHQATVIGKNGQIGAGKIAYLDAAQGHQFELVNQINRGHAESAGRDRATDGAIEAVDLANRMRGTAPEVMDLSKETEATKKLYGIGQKTTDSFGRSCLMARRLAESGVRFITVSSGQVWDQHGNLKNGHEKNAAKTDLPIAGLFADLKQRGLWEDTLVVWGGEFGRTPVVQGSNGRDHNPQGFSMVLGGGGVRGGITHGETDDYGYHAVRDRVHMHDLHATMLHQLGIDHERLTFPYAGRDFRLTDVHGRVVSEILQS; from the coding sequence ATGAGCTGGAACCGTCGCGAATGTTTGGTTCAATCGACTTGGACGACCGGTGCGCTGGCTGTGACCGCTTCTGCGGTGCCGGCCTCTGCTGCGTGGGCGAACACTTCGGGCGAACCGACACCTGTGCAACATCATTCGGCGAAAGCCAAACGGGTGATCTTCTTGTTCATGCACGGCGGGCCGTCGCACGTCGACACGTTTGACTACAAGCCGATGTTGATTCGCGATGACGGCAAGGATCTGCCGTTTGATTTACCGCCACAGATCAATGCCAAGCCAACGTTGCTGGCCAGCCCTTGGAAGTGGTCCCAGCACGGTGAGGCTGGTTTGTGGGGGACGGATTTATTGCCGGAGATGAACAAGCACTTGGATTCACTGTGCGTTGTCCGGTCCATGCACACTCGAGGTCAATCGCACGGTCAAGCGGTCGGGATGGTGAACACCGGCAGTGACAACTTTGTTCGCCCCAGCGTGGGCGCTTGGATCAGCTACGCCTTGGGGGCGGGGCATCCGGATTTGCCGGCGCACGTGGCGATCGCACCGGCGACGGCTCACGGTGGGCCTCGCAACTATGGATCGGCGTTCTTGCCTGCCAAGCATCAAGCCACCGTGATCGGTAAAAATGGTCAGATTGGTGCGGGGAAAATTGCCTACCTCGATGCCGCTCAGGGACACCAGTTTGAGTTGGTCAATCAAATCAATCGCGGGCATGCCGAATCCGCCGGGCGAGATCGGGCGACCGACGGTGCGATCGAGGCGGTGGACTTGGCCAATCGGATGCGAGGCACCGCGCCGGAGGTGATGGATTTGTCAAAGGAAACCGAGGCGACCAAGAAACTGTACGGGATCGGTCAGAAGACGACCGACTCGTTTGGACGCAGTTGTTTGATGGCGCGTCGCTTGGCGGAATCTGGCGTGCGTTTCATCACCGTCAGCAGCGGGCAAGTGTGGGACCAGCATGGCAATCTGAAGAACGGGCACGAGAAGAACGCCGCCAAGACCGACCTGCCAATCGCGGGATTGTTTGCGGATCTGAAACAACGCGGGTTGTGGGAAGACACGTTGGTGGTGTGGGGGGGCGAATTCGGACGAACGCCCGTCGTGCAGGGGAGCAACGGACGTGACCACAACCCGCAGGGGTTCTCGATGGTGCTGGGCGGTGGCGGCGTTCGGGGAGGCATCACCCATGGAGAGACCGATGATTACGGCTATCACGCCGTTCGCGATCGGGTCCACATGCATGATCTGCACGCCACGATGCTGCATCAGTTGGGAATCGACCACGAGCGTCTGACCTTTCCCTACGCGGGGCGTGATTTTCGTCTGACAGACGTTCACGGGCGTGTGGTCAGTGAGATTTTGCAGTCCTGA
- a CDS encoding arylsulfatase, with amino-acid sequence MMNRRRPPFTPLLFALCLSLTSAALATEPDGKQPPRPNVLLILVDDLGYSDLGCYGSEIETPNLDALADNGLRFSQFYNTAKCHSSRVSLLTGQYCIAAGDTSLSQAVTSAEVLAADGYFTAMSGKWHLDKQPTDFGFQRYFGHLSGACNYFRGDDTFRLNGEPWSVPEQDFYTTVADVDYAMQFLNEAQQTTTPWFLYLAFNAPHAPLQALPEDYAKYKGRYDEGWDKIRERRVQRQHELGLLPKTSEPSERPAHIPAWDTLSEKRQTFENKRMTALAGMIDRVDQEVGRLIEHLEETGELDNTLIWFVSDNGACPYDRISQKIEAEPTRGDVSWSDSTGWAWARNSPFRLYKQNQTEGGISTPAIVHWPAGLKTQAGSIQRSPAHLIDILPTIADAAGSTIPTEFADRDLRPVSGQSLLPIFQGETIEREQPIHLLFSSDRGLRDGDWKIVSFRKEPWELYNIATDRIEQHNLAHQHRDRLTRMARKWNEMAKEVLHTQTFDPKYGIPSDEPVSMTATHPEWTDFSVDPMNNVRGSMGVRGSMGRKKNPKSISNTPPKARGSIRARKNTQLQRRESELHLTFTGEDPGIAIDHLPADLPPGPYRLAFDLLSEAEGNGEVFYTTTLDQSLPKGQRIPIEIESDGQWHSHTIALGEAPQIYRLRLDVSEGKGLAQIRGLKLLSSQNEPVIRWPIAKIKVLK; translated from the coding sequence ATGATGAACCGCCGGCGACCGCCCTTCACACCTCTCCTGTTCGCACTGTGCCTCAGCCTCACGTCCGCGGCACTCGCGACGGAACCCGACGGCAAACAACCGCCGCGTCCCAATGTCTTGTTGATCCTGGTCGACGACCTTGGGTATTCCGATCTGGGGTGCTACGGCAGTGAAATTGAGACACCCAACCTGGACGCGTTGGCGGACAACGGATTGCGTTTCTCGCAGTTCTACAACACCGCCAAATGCCACTCCTCACGAGTGTCGCTGCTGACCGGGCAGTACTGCATTGCCGCCGGCGATACCTCGCTGTCGCAGGCCGTCACCAGCGCCGAAGTGCTCGCAGCGGACGGGTACTTCACCGCCATGTCCGGAAAATGGCACCTCGACAAACAGCCCACCGATTTCGGTTTCCAGCGTTACTTTGGTCACCTCAGTGGCGCCTGCAACTACTTTCGCGGCGACGACACGTTCCGCTTGAACGGCGAACCCTGGTCGGTTCCTGAGCAGGACTTTTACACCACGGTCGCGGATGTTGACTATGCAATGCAGTTTTTGAACGAAGCACAACAAACCACCACCCCTTGGTTCCTCTACCTCGCTTTCAATGCTCCGCACGCACCGCTGCAAGCCTTGCCCGAGGACTACGCCAAATACAAAGGTCGCTACGACGAAGGTTGGGACAAAATTCGCGAGCGACGTGTCCAGCGTCAACACGAACTCGGTCTTCTGCCGAAGACGTCCGAACCCAGCGAGCGACCTGCGCACATTCCCGCCTGGGACACTTTGTCCGAGAAACGTCAAACGTTTGAGAACAAACGCATGACCGCTTTGGCGGGCATGATCGATCGCGTGGACCAAGAGGTCGGCCGGTTGATCGAACATCTTGAAGAAACCGGTGAACTCGACAACACATTGATCTGGTTCGTTTCGGACAACGGTGCTTGCCCGTACGATCGAATCAGCCAAAAGATTGAAGCAGAACCCACCCGTGGCGATGTCTCCTGGAGCGATTCAACCGGATGGGCCTGGGCTCGCAACTCACCGTTCCGGCTGTACAAACAAAATCAAACCGAAGGTGGTATCAGCACGCCGGCGATCGTTCATTGGCCAGCGGGTCTGAAAACCCAAGCCGGCAGCATCCAGCGCAGCCCGGCTCACTTGATCGACATTTTGCCAACCATCGCTGATGCGGCCGGAAGCACGATCCCAACCGAGTTCGCCGATCGTGATTTACGCCCCGTCTCGGGCCAATCGTTGCTGCCGATCTTCCAAGGTGAAACCATCGAGCGTGAGCAACCGATTCACTTGCTGTTTTCATCCGACCGAGGCCTTCGCGATGGCGACTGGAAAATCGTGAGCTTCCGCAAGGAACCGTGGGAACTCTACAACATCGCGACCGACCGAATCGAGCAGCACAACCTCGCTCACCAACATCGTGACCGCCTGACTCGCATGGCCCGGAAGTGGAACGAAATGGCGAAGGAAGTCCTGCACACCCAAACCTTCGACCCCAAGTACGGCATTCCATCCGATGAACCGGTCTCGATGACAGCCACGCATCCTGAGTGGACGGATTTTTCGGTCGATCCGATGAACAATGTCCGAGGCAGCATGGGGGTCCGAGGCAGCATGGGGCGAAAGAAAAATCCGAAGTCCATTTCCAACACCCCACCGAAGGCACGTGGTTCCATCCGAGCCCGCAAGAACACGCAGCTTCAACGACGCGAATCGGAATTGCATCTGACCTTCACCGGCGAAGATCCAGGAATCGCCATCGATCATCTGCCAGCGGACCTTCCGCCGGGGCCGTATCGACTGGCGTTCGATCTGCTGAGCGAAGCCGAAGGCAACGGCGAAGTGTTCTACACAACCACGCTCGATCAGTCCCTTCCCAAGGGCCAACGCATCCCGATCGAAATCGAATCCGATGGACAATGGCATTCGCACACGATCGCTCTTGGTGAGGCCCCCCAAATCTATCGACTGCGTTTGGACGTCAGCGAAGGAAAAGGACTGGCTCAAATCCGCGGGCTAAAACTGCTGTCATCCCAAAATGAACCGGTCATTCGCTGGCCAATCGCGAAGATCAAGGTTCTGAAGTGA
- a CDS encoding HEAT repeat domain-containing protein, producing MTLSEISFDPILAAGADPVQAGVALKQLADDPNLDGQALVAALGDESARLMDADPAITGGLLRLIHLKTLGGEDDSLSKIEPATLATILESLSPEVSNRHLMLQLLAMQRTPESLGVLVTQLAQSPPKGWMAAAQILSPLMQHNDWSIRAVFPALLDSISEPSLAAPILDLAGHLTRTGLVSQHPAKDRIGSLNALLGNVAGRLAKFEEDPRSFGTEVEQVQAVLGEAVALAVSLCDAIGLIGDESSIGQLNKTLDLKHRRVQCEAAGALAKLGEETGKERLAELAGEPAARLRAIAYADELGLDDLIEEEYREPRAIAEAEMALWLTQPQQMGVPPTGVEVVDSRRMLWPSFEDPVDVFLVRFEYNFGEKQYSNIGVTGPTIFAMSCDVADFPPEDIYAIYAGWHADHRDIFTVPSKEFNEAQRRIIEPLQTYLERVGYEEVKVDRLGFFLDETAAVFTAVRNDKACVVVTDGLETIDLPTGGRVRPPQPEDLFHLYKGRKMLRTFNPNGISE from the coding sequence GTGACCTTGTCGGAAATCTCCTTTGACCCGATTCTTGCCGCCGGTGCCGACCCGGTTCAGGCCGGCGTGGCGCTGAAACAACTGGCGGACGATCCCAACTTGGATGGCCAAGCATTGGTGGCCGCACTCGGCGATGAATCCGCCCGGCTGATGGACGCGGATCCCGCGATCACGGGCGGGTTGCTTCGTCTGATTCACTTGAAAACCTTGGGAGGCGAAGACGATTCGCTGTCGAAGATCGAGCCAGCGACATTGGCAACCATCTTGGAATCGCTTTCGCCGGAGGTTTCCAATCGCCACCTGATGCTTCAGTTGTTGGCGATGCAACGCACGCCAGAATCGCTGGGGGTGTTGGTCACGCAATTGGCTCAGTCACCACCGAAAGGCTGGATGGCCGCGGCCCAGATCCTCAGCCCCTTGATGCAGCACAACGATTGGTCGATTCGAGCGGTGTTCCCTGCTCTGCTGGATTCGATTTCGGAACCTTCGCTGGCCGCGCCCATCTTGGATTTGGCCGGGCACCTCACGCGAACAGGGCTGGTCAGTCAGCACCCTGCCAAAGATCGGATCGGTTCCCTCAACGCGTTGCTTGGAAATGTCGCTGGGCGTTTGGCAAAGTTCGAAGAGGACCCACGCAGTTTCGGAACCGAGGTCGAACAGGTCCAAGCGGTGCTGGGCGAAGCGGTGGCGTTGGCGGTGTCGCTGTGTGATGCGATCGGTTTGATTGGCGATGAAAGTTCCATTGGTCAATTGAACAAGACGTTGGATCTGAAGCACCGCCGCGTGCAGTGTGAGGCGGCCGGCGCGCTAGCCAAGCTCGGAGAAGAAACCGGCAAGGAACGTTTGGCCGAACTGGCGGGGGAACCCGCCGCGCGATTGCGAGCGATCGCCTACGCGGACGAGTTGGGGCTGGATGATTTGATCGAGGAAGAATACCGCGAGCCACGCGCGATTGCCGAGGCGGAGATGGCGTTGTGGTTGACTCAGCCTCAACAAATGGGGGTTCCGCCAACCGGTGTCGAAGTGGTGGATTCACGGCGGATGTTGTGGCCCAGCTTTGAAGATCCAGTGGATGTGTTTTTGGTCCGCTTTGAATACAACTTTGGCGAAAAACAATACAGCAACATCGGTGTGACGGGACCGACGATCTTTGCCATGTCGTGCGATGTGGCGGACTTTCCGCCCGAAGACATCTATGCGATTTATGCTGGGTGGCATGCTGATCACCGAGACATCTTCACGGTGCCCTCCAAAGAGTTCAATGAAGCTCAACGCCGGATCATTGAACCGTTGCAGACTTACCTGGAACGGGTTGGGTACGAAGAGGTCAAAGTCGACCGGTTGGGATTCTTCTTGGATGAAACGGCGGCTGTGTTCACCGCGGTGCGGAACGACAAAGCATGCGTGGTTGTGACCGATGGTTTGGAGACCATTGATTTGCCGACGGGAGGTCGCGTGCGTCCGCCCCAGCCCGAAGATTTGTTTCATCTCTACAAAGGCCGCAAGATGCTACGAACGTTCAATCCCAACGGCATCTCGGAGTGA